The Onychomys torridus chromosome 9, mOncTor1.1, whole genome shotgun sequence genomic sequence gtagctttggagcctgtcctggactagctctgtagaccaggctggccttgaactcacagagatccacctgcttctgcctcccgagtgctgggattacaggcatgtgccaccaccgcctggcttttttttttttaaagatttatttatttattatgtatacagcatgtttgactacaggccagaagagggcaccagatctcattatagatggttgtgagccaccatgtggttgctgggaagtgaactcaggacctctggaagagcagttggtgctcttaaccactgagccatctttccagccccaaaacatatgatttttaaaagccattATACTTCAGGAAGTATAGCAACTCATTCCATAGCATACAGCTCACAGACAACAGCAACCAAGGGCAGGGTGGATGTCTGTTTTCTACAACATCTTTGCAGTTTGCTCCCCACCCACTGTCTTTACTTGGTAATtatacctttcttttattctggtGCCCAAATGGGTTGGTGGAGCCCACGTGTACCACCCTGTGTTCACCTGTGCTGATGCAGGCTTTGATGTTGGTGTCAAGGGTGGGCTATCCCAGGAGGGTCAGGCTGTTATAGAGCGTTGTGGACTCCTTCCCTGGCTCTGTAGCTGTTCCTGGTCAACCTTCTTCCTAAGTTCTGGTCTAGTGTCATTAGACCTGAGAGTTCTTTTGTGAGTTCTGAATTCTCAGAGGACTTTTTCAACAGGTCCTGACTGGGCCCCACACTGAGTAAGCCTCATCTACTCTGATTTCAGTGCACGCCTTCTCAATGGGCAAAAAGTCTGGGAAGAAGTTCTTCATGACCAACCGTGAAACTATGCCCTTTTCCAAAGTGAAGGCGCTGTGTGCTGGGCTCCGAGGCACTGTGGCTATTCCCAGGAATGCTGAGGAGAACAAGGCCATCCAAGAAGTGGCCAAAGGCAACGCTTTCATAGGCATCACAGACGAGGTGACTGAAGGCCAATTCATGTACGTGACAGGGGGGAGGCTCACCTACAGCAACTGGAAACAGAACGAGCCCAATGACCATGGCTCGGGGGAGGACTGTGTCATTATGTTAGAGAGTGGCATCTGGAATGACATTGGTTGCCAGTCTTCCTTCATCGCTGTCTGTGAGTTCCCGGCCTGAGGAAGCTAGTGCCTCCCGCTTCTCCGGCTCCTTTCTGAACCCTCAGTTGCTTCCAAAGAAAATTCAGTACTGGTTTCTCAAGCTTAGTgtgagctgattttttttttgtgtggagAGTGAATGTATTTGGCTGTGGCATGAGGACATAAGGAGGCACCAGTGTCTGGTCAAGCACAGGGCAAAGATCACGCCTGTCTTGCTAGGGGCACAGCGTTGACTCACCATCAACTGTGGAAAACTACAGTAAATCCCCCCTTTTACACTGAAGGACTAAAGGTGGACCATACCCATGTCACAGTGGCAGCTGATCTCAGCCGTCAAAacatccatttccttttctccatgAGTTGTCCCTAAGTGGTGCCAAACTTGAGTGTTTGAAGCCACCCTCAGCCTACAAGTTATTCTTGCTTCTTGTGTGTTCCTTCACGGGGAGCTATATTTGGTGGACAGGGGAAGAGAGCTAACACTTTTGGATACTGACTATACTGCAGGTATAGGCTAGCTAGGTCCTCTCTGTGACAGGATTGTGGCTTTTGGAGTTCATGTACTGCTTCAAGTGCTTTTTGTCTACCTGACCATAACAAAGGGAAATATCCTGTGTGAGTAACCACTGCCAGTCCTAAGAACACCCTGCAGAATAGCTGTGTCCTCTCTTTACTCACTGTGCACCCGCAGAGTGAATGGCAGGCAGCCTTTCTCCCTGCATCAGTGTATGGGGCAGGTTTGGTATTGTGTGCCAGCAACATGGAAGGAGGCATGGTCATTCAAGGGGTGCCCATTTCATCAATGTCAGTCCCCACGGACCAGCATTCTTTCCCTCACTGCTACACCTCCTCATTATGGATCAGTAGGCCCATTATCAGTGTACAAAGAGGAAAGACCCTATGGTTAGCTAATAGCCCGAAGGTCAAAGGATACCAGCCAACCGCTGGACCTACTTCGTGAGCACCCCTAAGTTTCCATCTATCCAGTCTGACCATGGCATTTCCAGCTGTCTAAGGGTAGGTGGAGCTGAGATTCAATAGCAAAGTACAGTGAGCCAGAAGAAGGTGAGTGCTGGCTCTTGCTGCTTGTCATTCACAAGTGAGATCCGAAAACATTTCATGAATGAACTAAGAGTCATTCTCACTTAGGGAGAAGTCTTTGTTCACATccatttctatttcacttttcttgGTTTCTGAACTACCAGGAAAAGCACTCTGTAGTCATTAAGTGCTTGGTGGTTGACCAATGTTTGCTCAATGGACACAGCAAACATCCACAAATGGATGGCTAAGTCGGCTGCTCAGCAGTCAATGTCAGGATGCGTTCTTTCCCAGCAGCTATGGGAACTAGGTTGGGACCTATGGAAGGCACCAGGGCCAGCAGAGTGTAGGTGGCAGGACCATGTGCCTTGGTTTCTAGCACACCTAAACTGCCACATTCCTGAAATTTCTTCAGACCCCAAGAACCGGTGATGTAGAACAGAATGATTTGCTGCTTCATTTCAAACCCAGATGCTTAACCACAGGCATTGGGGACTCCTTAAGAAGCACCTATACAGGATAAGTTAGAACCATCAGTGTATATTACCTGGGAAATGGGGACTTGGGGCTTAAATTCATGTCTGTGAGTCAGTTTCCTTCTGTAGAAATACAGCCACTGGGGACATGGTTTTCCATGTAACAAAGGGGAAGCAGGTACTAAAAGATTGGGATCCTAAAGGTCTGGGTTCCAGCCCACATTCTGCATCCCAGAACTGAAAAGCCTGTTCAGCAGGACAGTCTTTCCCTGGAGTCCCTCATCTCTGCTGCTGACACTTCTGGCTGTGTTCCAGCCAAAGGTGGGGACATAAAGTTCCAGCTGAAGGCTCGTCACTCACATGAGATAACATCTTCCTGTCTGGGTCCAGGAAAGCTCCTTTCTCTGTTGCTGTCAGAGGTCAACCAGCACCAGGGCCCAGGCTGTGAGCTTGACTCGTACAGCCTCTGACCCACTAGGCTGTTTGCTCACTGTTACGTAAACGATCTGTACTTTGGTAATTACCAGGAATTTGGAGtttttccacacacacaccattagcCAGGAAAGGATCAGTTGTCATCTGAGGCCCAGGCTAGAGATGCCAGGAAGTGGGTTTTATCAAGTGATGTTACCCTGGTAACCCTGAGTGGCTGATGGATTGCTGGGAAAATGAGAGGTACACCTGACAAGAGACCAACTGGGAAGCAATAACCTTTGTAGGGAGAAGGTCCCTAAGTCAGAACCAGTCTGTTCCTGGCAGAAACAATTGCTGCGTTCAAAAGAGATAGAATTCAGGTAGGCATTTACAAACCTTGGACTAGGTTAGCCACTGGCAGCATGTGGTCTAGCCTGTTTTGTTCTGGTAGCCCATGTGGCTATTCAGAGCAATGGCTGACAGAACTGACCAGAATTGTGACATTGTCTGAGGACTCTGGTCCTGTTCTGGGCCCTGTTAAAAATCACCAAAGTCTCTTGCCTTTGTGAGGTTCTCAAGTGATCTAGATATTTGGCAAAGTTTGGAATTACCAAACCAAGAACTAACAGTCACTCTGGTGGCTTGTGTGTACCTCTCACCCATGTCAGGAGgtatcatttcttcattctttggaGACCCCTCATGATGTAAAGGGGGTCTAGTTTTATTTATAGTATCTGTCCATCAACATTCTCTCCTAACCCACCCAGCCTACAACCAGCTGTTGCTCCAAACCCATCCCTATACATCCCAAGCTCTTACCACCTCCTGTGACTTTACAGAAAGGGCTAAGACAGGAACAGCTCTGATGAGTTGTCAGAATATGGGAGGTGCTTGGTTCATGAGACCTCATGTAGGCACTTGTATGGCCAGGGCTCAGGCTGTTGTACATCtttatgtgctcatgtgtgttgAGTGTGTCTGTATGACGGCCAACAGATGTAAAGCTTGAAGCTCCCTGCACCCTGTTGCCAGCAATTCATCCCAGGCCTCTTCCATCCATAACcaggtctctctctgtctacccTTCTCTTTGGAATATTTGAGAGGCTCTGGGTGAAGTGTATGCATGTTGGTTATATACAAACTGCCTACAAATGGCCCTAAGAGTGTCTAGGAAGCAGTTGAATTAGCAGTGGCTGGCCAGACACTAGTATAATCTTGTGTAAATCTTGATAGTGCCTTCATCCAATTCCTCGGACCAGTGAAGCTAAGGTGACCCCAACCCCAGCCTTAAGGTCTTTcccctcttatttttatttccctctcaACAACTGGAGATATTTGGTATTAGTTCGGGCGTTTATTTGGTTTAACTTGTAACAGTGTGACAATGTTATTAGAAGTAAGCATTTCCATGCCAGactgcctgggttcaaattctgaCTCCATTTTGTTGCAGCTGTGAGACCTTCGTCGGGTCACGGACAGTCTCTGTGCTTTTTGTGCTCTTCTTTTTGGTAAGGCTAGGTAAACACTTGTGCCTACCTCAGAAGATTGTCACCAGGGACATAGAAGCTGTTATTAGTGAAGCAAATACCACAACATTTGCTTGCAAATAATGCAACACTGGCAGTAGCCCTGCCTCTGAGAGTTTTCCAAAGCTACACCACTCACCTCAGCAGACCTAGTGTCCAGAAAAGGGTAGGAGCTCAGTTAAAGGCTGATGAATGAGTTCATGAATGAACAGAGAAGTGAATTAATCTGAGTTCACCATTAAGTAAGATCCAATTCATCTCCAGAGATTAACTTGGGCCCACACTGGATACCAGACAAGCAGTAACTCTCATTTTGAAAGTTGGGCTATGGACATAGTCTGCTTTCCCAGGCAAGCTAGAAATCCCTAGCTTAGTGAGCAATGACCtggtgctgccctctgctggttgTCTTGAAGGCAGGTCCAGACAGCCCAGAGACTCTCACaagcagagaggggagggagagggatgcCTTAGGTTCCTTGTCTGCAACTTGCGGTGGTCCTGTTGCTTTGTTTCCACTGCCCTGGTTGCTACACCCACTTGGACTGTGTGTCTATCTTTCAGGCCACAGGATGACATCCATATATGTCTCATATAGATGACCATAGATCCTTAGCATGCCAAGGCTCTGCAGGAATACACTGTTGCTTGCAGGAGAgtctgctctccttcaaatctAGAATGTGAGCTCTTTAGTGAAGATGCCCATGCCACTTTCACCCTCTTTCCTGCCCACATCTTTATGTCCCAGGGTTACCTTTATATTACCTCAAGACAGGATGTCATTGTTGCTGTGTGGTCTCCCGGGTCCAGTGGAGtcctgttttcctttgctttgcagCAGCAGAGAGAATTGGGGACGTTTTTCTGAAAAAGGTTCTTTCTGAGGACACAATAATCATTTCCTTGTGATGTTTGCAGTGAAGTGATGCCCCACTGGGGACCTGTGACTAAGGACTCTCTACGTATCCTGTTGGGGACCCATAAGGCAGTGGTCAGGGCAGTGGAATGGTACATGTATCTTCCATACCTCACAAGAAGAGGGCGTTGTTGTGGAACCAGCTGTAACTAGGCACTTCAGCAGTGTCCTTGCTTTTGGTCCTGTAGCCCAATTGGAGGGAGCACCAGGATTCTTTCAGAGGTCCTAGACACTGTCTTTATTCATCTCACTGATGAAATTCAAGGACATTGCCCTTGTTAAATGTCTCCCAGACTGCTGAGTGGTGTCCTCTTAAGCCAAGGATGGTGGGCATTAGCACATCTATTCTACTCCTCCCCTTTGTCAGTGACAGACACAGTAACTAGTCACTTCCAACACTGCCTAGATAAGACCCTGTAAGACATATACTACTGTAATACTTACAAAGAAGCCCAGGTAGTGTGGAGAAAATAACTCATGGCCCAATTCTATCCCATGCCCCTGAAATGCCAAGCTGTTCCTGTAAGAATCTATGGCTTCAGTCATCACAAAAGTACTGTCAGAGCTGTTCATGAGGTCCAGTGGGAACACCACTCAGAGATCACTATGCCCATCCTGCCAACCTATCTCACCTACGCTGATGGAGACTGGCTTTCAAGGTCTCCCAGGGCAGGAATCTAAAAAGGTCAAATGGCCTGGTAGCTCTCTGGGCCATTCTAACCATATCTTGTGCTAGGGGTTGAATATCATTTGTCCCCTCAAGGTTCATATGCTGGAAAGTTGGTCCCTAGTAATAGTATTGAGGCATGGTGGAAACTTTAAGAGGTAGGTCCCACTAGAGACCTCATCTGATGGGAATATACCATCAGGAGGGATTAACGCTCACCTCATAGGAATGAATGAAGTCCCCCAGGACTGGACTGGGTAGCTTGAGAGCAGGTTGTAACAAATCAAGGCTACCCACATGTTTGGCCACATTCTTTTGCATGTGAGCTTCTCACTGACACATGCTGCTGTGTGTGGCCATTCAGTATGTTATAGAGGAGTATGTGAACTATGGCACTTGCCCATTCCTCATATTTAAGTCATTCATAGCTATTTTATGTTCTAGTACTTGGATAAAAATACAAGGATCAGGTTTTCCTCTGTCCAGTGGCTACCATGGGTTAATTACttattaaaattagaaattaaatatatttcttttttattaagaacatttttattcattttacataacaatcacAGATCTTCCTCTTCCCgcctcctgcccctcccacctcttcccctccaacccattccccattccctcctacaagaaggtaaggcctcccatggggagtcagcagaacatttcataatttgaaaaaaagaataagtgtTATGTATTTCAGCTTtgctaagaaaaaagaaagttttgaaGTAGAGTCAGATGCTGGTGTTGGTTCGTTAGTTAGCTTTGCCTGTCAATGACGACATGAAAGAGATGGGCGTGTATATGTGCTCATGGTTGCTCAAGAGGGCACTGCCCTTGTCCAGGAAAGGGAGGGACCTAACAAAGGAAGGCATCTTGAGCTTCATTAGTGAACCCTGAGAAGGTACTTTGTGGGACCACTTAAGGAATCCTGGTCCTTCTACCAGTTGGATTGCCAAAAAATAGATGGGGAGCTGAGCATATCTCTCATTGCTGGATGATGGCTCCTGAGCAGGGTCATGGGCTCAGTTCCACTCAGAGAAAACACAGCATATTAGATGCTATAAACTACCCAGAGCTTCTGGCAGGAGGTGGAGAATGTGAGCTCAGGCcagaggacaaaagagaagagtggggaaggaagtcaactgagatcCTTTCATCCTTGCCTCTTTCAATTCTGGCAGGCCTATAAGATATCTGCACTTTCTTGTTGCTACTGCAAATGGTCCCTGACTTTAAGTGGTTTTTGACTTCTAATTTTCAATATTATAACAGTGTAAAAATCATACCTGAGATGTTGACCTTCCCAGAATAGAAATACTTGTGCATGTTTCTCTCTCAAGATGCTGGGAAGCACCAGAGAGCTAAGGCTGTCAATGAACCCTTGAGATTACAAGTGGGACTGACATATTTGGGGGTATTGTGTTTTCACATCTCATTACAAAATACACACTTGTGTATATGTGGTAGTCACCATTTCATTAAAAACTAAGTTTTGTGTTAGACAACTTTGTCTGGCTATAGGCTGATGTAAGGACTCTTAGATTCAAGGCAAGCCAGGTAAAGTCAGGATGTTCCATTGGCTAGGTGTTTTAAATAAGAGCATTTTCAATTTGTAATGTATTTAACTTAGGGTGTGTCTATGGGGACCTAATTTAATTGCAAATCAACAAACATCTTTTGATGTTGATGAAATTTTTTTGCAAATTTATCAGGGTatagtttttaaaacatgatttttaaaaagtctgacctcagccaggtgtggtggcacatgtctttaatgctagcactcaggagacagaggcaggcagatatcttgAGTTTGAAGCCTACAGAGCgggttccaggatggccagggatgTACAGAGCAAGATGGAGATTTCAGGGTCCTTTGAGAAACTGTCTTGATGCAATAAAGTGGAAAGCAATAAGGGCAACACATAATTTTGAGGTCTGATTCCATGTTCATGCACCCAGGCAACTGCACCTGAATTCAAAAGATCTTGCTATTTAACCCTTatgcttgccttgaacttgcagcaatacTCCTGCCTCGGCCTGCTGCACCATGATTTTTACATTATTCATAGTAGTCCCtgaatttgtttttactttttttttttttttaagctgaggatcaaacccagggcctctaccactgaactaaatcctcaacccttgtttttactttttagtaTGACATTGCAAAGAATCTCCACAGATTtggaaagactatttcttcttGTTAATTGTCACTAACATTGTGcatttttccatgttttaatGGTGATAAAAATTGATGAATTTCCTCTTCTTGCTCTTAGATAATTTTTTCCTAGTTGGTGATTTATCATTTTCATATTGATTTATTGTTATGTACATTGTAAATACACCggcagtatttaaaatttttatttgtatttatttatttgcttatttattgtatatgtaggggtgttttgcctgcatgtatgtctgtgcaccacatgcttgctGAGTGCCCTCGAaggacagaagaaggtgtcaaTCCCGTGGGAAtggagttacagttgtaagctgccatatgggttttgggaattgaacctggattttctagaaaagcagccagtgctcttaactgagctGTCTGTACAGCTTCAGAACTCTTCCTTTAGTTGATGTTGTGTATTATTCTTCATCAGTTTTACATAGTTTTTGTGCAGTCACACACACCAGCATCATTACTCCAAGTTTCCCTCTCTAGCAGTAAGTTTTAGATTGCTGTTTCTTCTCCAAGAGTATTTGATGCAATACTCATatcttctgattttctttcaatttgtaactaactaactaactaactaactaactaactaactaactagctaACTAACTAATTATTGCTCTGCTGAGGTCCAGGAACTCACACATCCTAGGCAATCaatcattctaccactgagctatatccccaggcctggttttcatttttaactgtaactaaaaatcttttatttttccccGAAGTGCTTGGTCGTATAACTGAACAGTGTTCACTGACAAGCCATTTTGGTACCCTGTTTTTATCAGGTGTATATGGCATATGAACCTGGGTTCACTTTTagactttgttctttttcattattctATCCATATGTTGTTTAGTGTATTATTTTAtgatgctaatttaaaaaaaacctctttaACATAAAATGTGCCAAATCCTATCAAATTACACCATTTTGCTTAATTTCCCTCACTTGGCTAGCAGCCTTTCTTTCCTAAGAACCCTGGAGTTGGGGAATCAGGAGATCCTCCCACTCTTAATCACCTTTTCTGCCTGGGGAACATTTCACAGGAAATGTACTGAGTTCCAAGAGCCTTCTGAGAATCCACTAACCCTTCTCTTCCCCATTCTGCTCTTGTAGCCTCTCTCCAGCTAGGGGATCGGGCTTGCTCAAAACCCACCACcagctttcttctccttcctgcttgGACCCATAACCCACCCAGCCCTCTGGTCTCTGCTTTCCTGAAGTTGCCTTCTGACATTTCAGCCCTGGCCTAACCTCTGCCACTCATACTTGAAGTGTCAAGGGGAAATAACCAGGCAGAAGAATGAACAGTGAGGTCACTGCTCTCTCACTTCAGATCAAAGGGACAGGTAACATCTCAAAAGCACTTCATTTGGCCCTTTTCAGTGGGAATGAAGGGTCTTGTTCACTTGGCTCCCTTGATCATTCATTCCATTTGCTCTTCTCACTAAACAAATATAGAAGGGACTACTTTATTCAGGCAAGTCCCTCTGCGACACAAAAGTGGTTCAGACAAGCAGGTGATAGAGCCTACAGACTCCTAAGTAAATATAGATCAAATACGTCAATATCAGAAGAGTGTCTACCTATGGATCCCCAGTTATCACTCATAGTCCAAGTGGAACC encodes the following:
- the LOC118590870 gene encoding mannose-binding protein A-like, whose protein sequence is MLLLPLLPVLLLCVVAISSSKSQTCEDALKSCSVIACGRDGRDGPKGEKGEPGQGLRGLQGPPGKVGPPGNVGAPGISGPKGQKGDPGHSAAIEAKVLNLEAEVRTLKSELEHTKKLHAFSMGKKSGKKFFMTNRETMPFSKVKALCAGLRGTVAIPRNAEENKAIQEVAKGNAFIGITDEVTEGQFMYVTGGRLTYSNWKQNEPNDHGSGEDCVIMLESGIWNDIGCQSSFIAVCEFPA